The Candidatus Zixiibacteriota bacterium genome contains a region encoding:
- a CDS encoding 4Fe-4S dicluster domain-containing protein — protein sequence MAEEKTKGQSSKEATKEKKIKYPYQEGKGLPPLNLYLHWCKACNICIAFCPLDVFDPDRDGKPILARPEQCSQCAICWLHCPDFVITSNYK from the coding sequence ATGGCTGAGGAAAAAACGAAAGGTCAGTCTTCCAAAGAGGCAACTAAGGAAAAGAAGATCAAGTATCCTTATCAGGAAGGCAAAGGCCTCCCGCCCTTAAACCTATATTTGCACTGGTGTAAGGCCTGCAATATCTGTATCGCCTTCTGTCCCCTGGACGTCTTTGATCCTGACCGGGACGGAAAACCGATACTGGCCAGACCCGAACAGTGTTCGCAATGTGCCATCTGCTGGCTGCATTGCCCTGATTTTGTCATAACCTCGAACTACAAGTGA
- the sucD gene encoding succinate--CoA ligase subunit alpha, with product MAIFVDKKTKVVVQGITGRDGSFHAQQMKKYGTNVIAGVTPGKGGTKISGIPVFNKVADAVAKTNVNTSVIYVPPAFAADSIYEAVDAGIKTVVCITEGIPANDMMKVYHYIKHRGVRLIGPNCPGIISPELSKVGIIPGKICKRGNIGVVSRSGTLTYEVIFALTAGGMGQSTCIGIGGDQVIGTNFIDCLEAFENDRSTKGVVMIGEIGGSDEEDAARYIKKKMTKPVVAFIAGRTAPPGKRMGHAGAIISGSSGTAADKVAALNKAGIPVATSPLDLPGLMAEKMKEKKKVAKKGTARKSTRKTVKKTAAKKTKKATARKK from the coding sequence ATGGCCATTTTTGTAGATAAAAAAACCAAAGTCGTTGTCCAGGGAATTACCGGCCGCGATGGTTCCTTTCATGCTCAACAAATGAAAAAATATGGAACCAATGTCATCGCCGGAGTCACCCCGGGTAAAGGCGGTACAAAAATTTCGGGAATTCCCGTATTTAATAAAGTCGCCGATGCCGTCGCCAAAACCAATGTGAATACATCGGTAATTTACGTTCCTCCGGCGTTCGCCGCCGATTCAATTTATGAAGCGGTCGATGCCGGTATAAAAACCGTGGTCTGCATTACCGAAGGAATACCGGCCAATGATATGATGAAAGTTTATCACTATATCAAGCATCGCGGTGTTCGCCTGATAGGGCCGAACTGCCCCGGTATCATTTCACCCGAACTGTCAAAAGTTGGAATTATTCCCGGCAAAATATGCAAACGCGGGAATATTGGCGTCGTCTCCCGAAGTGGAACGCTGACTTATGAAGTTATTTTTGCCTTAACCGCTGGAGGAATGGGTCAGTCAACCTGTATCGGTATCGGAGGAGATCAGGTCATTGGAACCAATTTCATCGATTGCCTCGAGGCTTTCGAAAATGATCGCTCGACCAAAGGCGTAGTCATGATTGGTGAAATCGGCGGATCGGATGAGGAGGATGCCGCTCGTTACATAAAGAAGAAAATGACCAAACCGGTCGTGGCCTTTATCGCCGGCCGGACAGCCCCTCCCGGAAAAAGAATGGGTCACGCCGGAGCGATAATTTCGGGTTCTTCGGGAACTGCCGCCGATAAAGTGGCCGCTCTGAACAAAGCCGGTATCCCTGTCGCCACTTCTCCACTGGATTTACCCGGTCTTATGGCCGAAAAAATGAAAGAGAAGAAGAAGGTAGCGAAGAAGGGGACTGCCAGAAAATCAACCAGGAAAACAGTCAAAAAGACGGCCGCTAAAAAAACCAAAAAAGCGACCGCCAGAAAAAAATAA
- the sucC gene encoding ADP-forming succinate--CoA ligase subunit beta, producing the protein MKVHEYQAKEIFQAAGIPVPQGKIATTVQEAVEIADRLARPVMVKAQVHVGGRGKAGGVKYAENLEDAKIWAQRILGMEIKGLPVKRVLITEAVEITSETYLGIILDRATKMPVIMISAAGGIDIEEVAAKTPEKIHKLTVNPQVGLRPFEARNLAYRVFRDIKLVRQVSDIILKLYDIFWKVDASLIEINPLITTPINQVIAIDAKLNIDDNGLFRQKEIEAMRDIDAEIPAEVEAREAGLSFIKLDGSIGCIVNGAGLAMTTMDLVKHYGGDPANFLDIGGSSNPEKVLKAMRIILSDSNVKAILINIFGGITRCDDVANGIVAAFKELNPDVPVVTRLTGTNEAAARKIMKAINLPTAPTLDEVVQKAIKQAGLNEE; encoded by the coding sequence ATGAAAGTTCATGAATATCAGGCTAAGGAGATTTTTCAAGCGGCCGGAATTCCCGTGCCGCAAGGAAAAATCGCCACGACCGTACAGGAAGCTGTGGAAATTGCCGACAGGCTGGCTCGCCCGGTGATGGTTAAGGCTCAAGTGCATGTTGGCGGCAGAGGCAAAGCCGGGGGCGTCAAATACGCTGAAAATCTCGAAGACGCGAAAATTTGGGCCCAGAGAATTCTCGGTATGGAAATTAAGGGCCTGCCGGTCAAAAGGGTTTTAATTACCGAAGCGGTAGAGATTACTTCAGAAACATATCTTGGAATTATTCTTGATCGCGCGACCAAAATGCCGGTGATAATGATTTCGGCTGCGGGCGGTATTGATATTGAGGAAGTGGCTGCCAAGACACCGGAGAAAATTCATAAATTGACCGTCAATCCGCAAGTCGGTTTGCGCCCCTTTGAGGCCCGTAATTTGGCTTATAGAGTTTTCCGCGATATTAAACTGGTTCGTCAAGTCTCTGATATCATTTTGAAATTGTATGACATCTTCTGGAAAGTTGACGCTTCCCTGATAGAAATCAATCCTTTGATTACTACTCCGATAAATCAGGTCATCGCTATTGACGCCAAGCTCAATATTGACGATAATGGTCTGTTTCGTCAGAAGGAAATTGAAGCCATGCGCGATATTGACGCCGAAATTCCCGCCGAAGTCGAGGCTCGTGAAGCCGGGCTGTCGTTTATCAAATTAGATGGTAGTATCGGATGTATCGTAAACGGCGCCGGTTTGGCGATGACAACCATGGACCTGGTCAAGCATTATGGCGGCGACCCGGCTAATTTCCTTGATATCGGTGGTTCCTCTAACCCGGAAAAAGTTCTCAAGGCAATGAGAATTATTCTAAGCGACTCCAACGTTAAAGCAATCCTGATAAATATCTTCGGTGGAATTACTCGTTGCGATGACGTTGCCAATGGAATTGTTGCCGCCTTTAAGGAGTTGAACCCGGATGTACCGGTAGTAACTCGGCTAACCGGCACCAACGAAGCTGCCGCCAGAAAAATCATGAAAGCGATCAACTTGCCCACCGCTCCGACTCTCGATGAAGTCGTGCAAAAGGCAATTAAACAGGCCGGGCTGAATGAGGAGTAG
- a CDS encoding HD domain-containing protein, which translates to MQEILREGHIYEVGGCVRDSLMNRKVDMKDLDYLVTGIPFQRLRQLMLKHGRVDLVGRSFGVIKFTPCQKSMLSEVPVTYDVSLPRAEISTGPAHTDFDVDFNPDLPVEKDLLRRDFSINAMARSLADGSIIDPFGGQIDIEKKIIRVVSENSFNDDPLRMLRAVQFAARFEFEIETSTFQSLKDNAHLIESVSPERIAEELNKIFLRAEKPSIGLRLMEMSGLLEFIIPELLPAMGCEQPGGFHAYDVFEHTLHIVDACPPRLALRLAALFHDITKPKHKRVTDSGATFYGHEGTGANVAQKVMKRLRYSNDLIKDVALLVDRHMFTTEVGPKGLRRFIRRIGQRLIPDLLDLRRADVIAQGMGGTIEDVDEMEQAIKEEIKRKPPFGRSDLKIDGNDLQCVFGMDESPVIGEVIDYLLEKVLDNPEDNTSEILLNYAREYLENK; encoded by the coding sequence GTGCAGGAAATTTTACGGGAAGGGCACATTTACGAAGTTGGCGGCTGTGTACGCGATTCTTTGATGAATCGAAAAGTCGATATGAAAGATCTCGACTATCTTGTGACCGGAATACCGTTTCAACGTCTCAGGCAATTAATGCTTAAACACGGCCGGGTCGATCTGGTTGGTCGGTCGTTCGGTGTGATTAAATTCACGCCATGTCAAAAATCTATGTTATCAGAAGTTCCCGTAACTTACGATGTTTCGCTTCCCCGCGCTGAAATCTCTACCGGTCCGGCCCATACCGATTTCGATGTCGATTTTAATCCCGACCTGCCGGTTGAAAAAGATTTATTACGACGGGATTTTTCCATCAACGCTATGGCTCGCAGCCTGGCCGACGGTTCAATAATCGATCCTTTCGGCGGGCAGATTGATATTGAAAAGAAAATTATTCGCGTCGTTTCTGAGAATTCATTCAATGACGATCCTTTACGGATGCTGCGCGCGGTTCAATTCGCGGCTCGTTTCGAATTCGAAATCGAAACATCAACTTTTCAATCATTGAAAGATAACGCCCATTTAATTGAATCGGTATCTCCCGAACGCATAGCTGAAGAATTGAATAAAATATTCCTGCGGGCTGAGAAGCCGTCGATAGGTTTGAGATTAATGGAGATGAGCGGCCTGTTGGAATTTATCATTCCCGAATTATTGCCGGCTATGGGGTGCGAGCAACCCGGCGGGTTTCATGCTTATGATGTTTTTGAGCACACTCTGCATATCGTGGACGCCTGTCCTCCAAGGCTGGCATTGAGGTTGGCGGCTCTGTTCCATGACATTACCAAACCCAAACATAAGCGGGTTACGGATTCGGGAGCGACGTTCTACGGGCATGAAGGCACGGGCGCCAATGTTGCCCAAAAAGTAATGAAACGTCTGCGCTATTCGAATGATTTAATTAAAGACGTCGCGCTTCTCGTTGACCGCCATATGTTCACTACCGAAGTAGGCCCCAAAGGTCTCAGGCGCTTTATTCGCCGCATCGGCCAGCGTTTGATTCCCGATTTGCTGGATCTTCGCCGGGCCGATGTAATCGCCCAGGGAATGGGAGGAACAATCGAAGATGTTGACGAGATGGAGCAAGCTATCAAAGAAGAAATCAAGCGCAAACCGCCTTTTGGACGCTCGGATTTAAAAATCGATGGAAATGATTTGCAATGTGTATTTGGGATGGACGAATCACCCGTGATAGGGGAGGTTATCGACTATCTTCTGGAAAAGGTGTTGGATAATCCGGAAGACAATACATCTGAGATTTTGTTAAACTACGCCCGGGAGTACTTGGAAAACAAATAA
- the arcC gene encoding carbamate kinase yields the protein MSESESHNKRAIIALGGNAITRQDIEDTISNQFGNTRLSLAPVLDLISRGYDLCITHGNGPQVGNAILRVELGRGKAPILPLGICVADTEGGMGYMIEQSLQNRLIKEGLDRQVCTIITQMIVDHNDPSIKNPTKYIGQFYTEENAKQLAFESGWKVKKDADRGWRRVVASPIPQTCVEKDIIKLLLDNHVIVLAAGGGGIPVYVDPVLGLEGVDAVIDKDRASAVLGREIGAEILIILTSVDRVAINFGQDNQQWLDNIIVTEAKNYLSEGQFPPGSMGPKMEAAIDFLNNGGKEVIITSIEKATDALAGKHGTRIVPD from the coding sequence ATGAGTGAAAGTGAGTCGCATAATAAACGGGCGATTATCGCCCTGGGCGGAAACGCTATAACGCGCCAGGATATTGAAGACACGATATCCAATCAGTTTGGCAATACTCGCCTGTCACTGGCTCCGGTTTTAGATCTTATAAGCCGTGGGTATGATCTTTGCATCACCCACGGCAATGGTCCCCAGGTGGGTAACGCCATACTTAGAGTAGAGCTTGGCCGCGGGAAAGCGCCCATTTTGCCGCTGGGAATATGCGTTGCCGATACCGAAGGCGGTATGGGTTATATGATTGAGCAATCACTCCAGAACCGCCTGATCAAAGAGGGGTTGGATCGGCAGGTTTGCACGATTATTACTCAAATGATTGTCGATCACAACGACCCCTCGATAAAAAATCCAACCAAATATATCGGTCAATTTTATACCGAAGAAAATGCGAAACAACTTGCCTTTGAAAGTGGATGGAAGGTCAAAAAAGACGCCGATCGCGGATGGAGGCGCGTTGTCGCTTCTCCCATCCCGCAAACCTGTGTCGAGAAAGATATAATCAAACTGCTTCTTGACAATCATGTGATTGTCCTGGCCGCCGGCGGAGGGGGAATACCGGTTTATGTCGATCCCGTACTGGGACTGGAAGGCGTTGACGCGGTAATAGACAAAGATCGTGCCTCAGCCGTTTTGGGTCGAGAAATCGGCGCGGAAATTTTAATTATCCTGACATCGGTTGATCGAGTCGCTATAAATTTCGGACAGGATAATCAACAATGGCTCGATAACATTATCGTTACCGAAGCGAAAAATTATCTGAGTGAGGGCCAATTTCCGCCTGGGTCGATGGGACCCAAAATGGAAGCGGCGATTGATTTTTTGAATAACGGAGGTAAAGAGGTTATTATTACCTCAATCGAAAAGGCGACTGATGCGCTGGCCGGAAAGCACGGAACCCGCATAGTGCCCGATTAG
- a CDS encoding cyclic 2,3-diphosphoglycerate synthase, protein MARRKIIIMGAAGRDFHNFNCLYRDNKDYEVVAFTATQIPDIEGRKYPKSLAGKLYPKDIPIYDEADLLKLIVKNKVDEVVFSYSDIAFNEVMAKCSQVIAAGAAFSMVGGEPTMVKSKKPVVAVCAARTGCGKSQTTRRVCQVLQDMGKKVVAIRHPMPYGDLAKQACQRFAKYSDLDKHKCTIEEREEYEPHIDRGVIVYAGVDYEMILREAEKEADVIVWDGGNNDMSFYKADVYITVVDPHRPGHELTYYPGLTNVYLADVVVINKIDSAPPEGIEEVRSNVRTVNPNAVIIDAASPLDVENGEKILGKKVLVVEDGPTLTHGEMTYGAGIVAAEKYGAAELVDPRPYTIGKITETFEKYPDIGILLPAMGYSGQQIRDMEKTINATKCDLVVIGTPIDLRRVVNIKHPTVRVTYNLQEIGHPDLADVLGNAFAKKTRKKK, encoded by the coding sequence ATGGCACGAAGAAAAATTATAATAATGGGAGCCGCGGGAAGAGATTTTCACAACTTCAATTGTCTGTATCGCGACAATAAAGATTATGAAGTTGTAGCTTTTACAGCGACGCAAATTCCCGATATCGAAGGGCGTAAATACCCAAAATCTCTGGCCGGAAAACTATATCCGAAAGATATTCCAATTTACGATGAGGCCGATCTTCTTAAGCTTATCGTTAAGAACAAGGTCGACGAGGTCGTATTCTCATACAGTGATATTGCGTTTAATGAAGTAATGGCCAAATGTTCTCAGGTTATCGCTGCCGGAGCGGCTTTCTCGATGGTCGGCGGCGAACCCACCATGGTTAAAAGCAAAAAGCCGGTCGTCGCCGTATGCGCCGCCCGTACCGGCTGCGGTAAATCTCAAACCACTCGGCGCGTATGCCAGGTTTTGCAGGACATGGGTAAAAAAGTAGTTGCCATTCGTCACCCCATGCCTTATGGCGACCTCGCCAAACAGGCTTGCCAGAGATTTGCCAAATATTCCGATCTTGATAAGCACAAATGCACGATCGAGGAACGGGAAGAGTACGAACCTCATATTGACCGCGGCGTCATCGTTTACGCCGGTGTCGATTATGAAATGATTCTTCGCGAAGCCGAAAAAGAAGCCGATGTGATTGTCTGGGATGGCGGCAATAACGATATGTCATTCTACAAGGCCGACGTTTATATCACAGTCGTCGATCCCCATCGTCCAGGCCATGAATTGACTTATTATCCCGGTCTTACCAATGTTTATCTGGCCGACGTCGTCGTAATCAATAAAATTGATTCTGCCCCTCCGGAAGGTATTGAAGAGGTTCGCTCCAACGTCAGGACTGTAAACCCAAATGCCGTTATCATTGATGCCGCCTCACCGCTGGATGTTGAGAATGGCGAGAAAATTCTTGGCAAAAAAGTCCTCGTCGTTGAAGACGGCCCGACTCTTACTCATGGTGAGATGACTTACGGCGCCGGCATTGTGGCAGCCGAAAAATATGGCGCTGCCGAACTGGTCGACCCTCGACCGTATACCATCGGGAAAATTACGGAAACTTTCGAAAAGTATCCCGATATCGGTATTCTTCTTCCGGCCATGGGTTATTCGGGTCAGCAGATCAGGGATATGGAAAAAACCATCAACGCGACAAAATGTGATCTGGTTGTAATTGGAACTCCGATTGATCTCCGTCGGGTTGTGAATATCAAGCATCCCACCGTGCGGGTCACGTATAATCTTCAGGAAATTGGCCATCCTGATTTGGCCGATGTCCTTGGTAATGCCTTCGCGAAGAAAACAAGAAAGAAAAAATAG
- a CDS encoding aldehyde dehydrogenase family protein, translating to MARPKTHKNFINGQWVKSHTGKTFPNINPADTTDVIGYFQKSDERDVNDAITTAAEAYKTWRLVPAPKRGEILYKIAQRLLKEKEQLSRDMTREMGKILPETRGDVQEAIDMTFYMAGEGRRSFGQTTPSEMYNKFCMSVRQPLGVCGMITPWNFPMAIPSWKMIPAIVMGNTVVIKPATDTPLSVVNLVKVMHEEGLPAGVVNMVTGSGGSVGEPLMRDERVGCISFTGSTEIGRKIAEACAPDFKHCHLEMGGKNCIIVMDDAKIDLAVDGALWGAFGTTGQRCTASSRIILHKKIYNKFSRKFIARAKALKIGNGLNEKTEMGPAINESQMNTVLEYIRIGKEDDGAKLLCGGGRLKGGKYNKGWYTQPTIFGDVTNRMRIFKEEIFGSVTDLIPARSYDHAIKLANDCAYGLSASIYTQDVNRAFSAMRDVYTGIFYVNAPTIGAETHLPFGGVKHTGNGHREACTQALEVFSEWKSVYVDFSGTIQRAQIDNQ from the coding sequence ATGGCGAGGCCGAAAACCCATAAAAATTTCATTAACGGTCAATGGGTAAAATCTCATACCGGAAAGACTTTTCCAAACATTAATCCGGCGGATACTACTGATGTCATTGGATATTTCCAAAAATCGGATGAACGGGACGTTAACGATGCTATCACCACCGCTGCCGAAGCATACAAAACCTGGCGACTGGTTCCGGCTCCTAAACGCGGAGAGATTTTATATAAAATCGCCCAGCGATTACTTAAAGAAAAAGAACAGCTATCGCGCGATATGACGCGTGAGATGGGTAAGATATTACCTGAAACCCGAGGCGATGTTCAGGAAGCGATTGACATGACTTTCTATATGGCCGGTGAAGGCCGTCGGTCATTCGGGCAAACCACGCCCTCGGAAATGTATAATAAATTTTGCATGTCGGTTCGTCAGCCTCTCGGTGTGTGCGGAATGATTACTCCCTGGAATTTCCCCATGGCGATTCCGTCATGGAAAATGATACCGGCCATTGTTATGGGAAATACGGTCGTGATCAAACCGGCCACGGATACTCCGTTATCGGTTGTCAATCTCGTCAAGGTTATGCACGAAGAGGGTCTTCCGGCGGGCGTCGTCAACATGGTTACCGGGTCCGGCGGATCGGTCGGCGAACCATTGATGCGTGATGAACGAGTCGGATGTATTTCCTTTACCGGCTCGACTGAAATCGGCCGCAAGATTGCCGAAGCGTGCGCTCCGGATTTCAAACATTGCCATCTCGAGATGGGCGGCAAAAACTGCATCATCGTCATGGATGACGCCAAAATAGACCTCGCCGTTGATGGTGCGCTCTGGGGAGCCTTCGGCACGACCGGCCAACGCTGCACCGCTTCATCCCGCATCATTCTGCATAAGAAAATCTATAATAAATTCTCGCGCAAATTCATTGCTCGCGCCAAAGCATTGAAGATCGGCAACGGTCTCAATGAAAAAACAGAAATGGGTCCGGCCATTAATGAATCGCAGATGAATACCGTTCTCGAATATATACGCATCGGCAAAGAAGACGACGGCGCCAAACTCCTCTGCGGCGGCGGCCGGCTTAAAGGCGGAAAATACAATAAGGGCTGGTATACACAACCGACTATTTTTGGCGATGTGACCAACAGGATGCGCATCTTCAAAGAAGAAATTTTCGGCTCGGTGACCGACTTGATTCCGGCCCGCAGTTATGACCATGCCATTAAACTGGCCAATGACTGCGCTTATGGCTTATCGGCTTCGATTTATACTCAGGATGTTAACCGGGCTTTTTCAGCCATGCGTGATGTTTATACCGGAATCTTTTATGTCAACGCTCCTACCATCGGAGCCGAAACGCATCTCCCCTTTGGAGGCGTCAAGCATACCGGTAACGGTCATCGTGAAGCCTGCACCCAGGCTCTGGAAGTGTTCTCCGAATGGAAATCGGTTTACGTCGATTTTTCGGGAACCATTCAACGGGCTCAAATCGATAACCAGTAA
- a CDS encoding class I SAM-dependent methyltransferase encodes MSTTQIKYDYEKDGTFSERFPVLFNEDQRNKKAAKVIAVCQDYSSRPLNELVALDLGASTSIMTGFFAQHFKRVIALDVDDVGLRSGKRKTSASNIDYLCSDGTNSALKEGTVDVIICNQVYEHVENQPGLANEINRLLSPNGFCYFGAGNRFVFIEGHYFLPCLSWMPLWVSHIYLNLMGRKVKYDVYLLSLRNLRKLLCNFEMIDYTKKLIDDPEKFYADDVIKPNSFLARMPRWMFKIVYPLLPAWVFVIRPGDKS; translated from the coding sequence ATGAGTACAACACAGATAAAATATGATTATGAAAAGGACGGAACTTTTTCCGAACGATTTCCCGTTCTTTTCAATGAAGATCAGCGCAATAAAAAAGCGGCCAAAGTTATCGCCGTTTGCCAGGATTATTCTTCCCGGCCACTGAATGAATTAGTCGCTCTCGATCTCGGAGCATCCACTTCTATCATGACCGGATTTTTTGCCCAACATTTCAAACGGGTGATTGCGCTGGATGTAGATGACGTAGGATTGAGATCGGGTAAGCGAAAGACTTCAGCCTCAAATATCGATTATTTATGCAGTGACGGAACCAATTCGGCCCTGAAAGAAGGCACGGTCGATGTCATCATATGCAATCAGGTTTATGAGCATGTCGAGAACCAACCCGGTTTGGCAAATGAAATCAATCGTTTATTATCGCCCAATGGTTTTTGTTACTTCGGCGCTGGAAATCGTTTCGTCTTTATCGAAGGTCATTATTTTTTACCGTGCCTGTCATGGATGCCTTTATGGGTGTCGCATATATATTTGAATCTGATGGGCCGTAAAGTCAAATATGATGTCTATCTGTTATCCCTGCGTAACCTCCGAAAATTGTTATGCAATTTCGAAATGATAGATTACACTAAGAAGCTTATAGATGATCCCGAAAAATTCTATGCCGATGATGTTATCAAACCAAATTCATTTTTAGCCCGTATGCCGCGTTGGATGTTTAAAATTGTTTATCCCCTTCTACCGGCCTGGGTGTTTGTGATTCGCCCCGGGGATAAGTCATAA
- a CDS encoding class I SAM-dependent methyltransferase, producing MAEKSFIAWGKSEGTRAMLNDVSQKKAYFNNYWGTRDISSADARSHQRATFVESLLHKDKGQKIIDVGCGRGTILIYLRQRGYVVSGCDISTDTINELTRHGYDAFICDLESDPLPGKYDIIMCLEVLQQVFDSVKIVRKFKQALYANGCLIISVPNEFHLLSRIKLLLGKSHLGHFEESHIRLFSPKRAKELFSITGLTIIKAIPVSIFPPQWKFMQPLGKMLARLMPGLFSLSQIYMLEPNEYNTDKI from the coding sequence ATGGCTGAAAAATCATTTATCGCATGGGGCAAATCAGAAGGAACCCGCGCTATGCTAAATGATGTTTCACAAAAAAAAGCGTACTTCAATAATTACTGGGGTACTCGCGATATATCGAGCGCCGACGCCCGTTCACATCAGCGGGCCACATTCGTTGAATCATTACTGCACAAAGATAAAGGCCAAAAAATAATTGATGTCGGATGTGGCCGAGGCACCATTTTAATTTATTTGCGACAGCGTGGATACGTTGTCAGCGGATGCGATATTTCGACCGACACTATAAATGAATTAACTCGCCATGGCTATGACGCTTTTATCTGCGACCTTGAATCGGATCCTTTACCTGGAAAATATGACATTATAATGTGCCTGGAAGTTTTGCAGCAGGTTTTTGATTCGGTTAAAATCGTTCGAAAATTCAAACAGGCTCTCTACGCAAATGGTTGTCTCATTATCTCCGTCCCGAATGAATTTCATCTGTTATCACGGATAAAATTACTATTGGGGAAAAGTCATCTCGGTCATTTCGAGGAATCACATATCCGATTGTTTTCCCCGAAACGAGCCAAAGAATTGTTTTCAATAACAGGATTGACAATAATTAAAGCAATTCCGGTTTCGATATTCCCGCCTCAATGGAAATTTATGCAGCCGCTGGGAAAGATGCTGGCCCGGCTAATGCCCGGATTGTTTTCTCTCTCGCAAATCTACATGTTGGAGCCAAATGAGTACAACACAGATAAAATATGA
- a CDS encoding glycosyltransferase, with amino-acid sequence MIKLLLISNRYPAHPDDGASPFVFDFVKRLRQKDIDVTVLTPYHKADRYDDEYNAIRFKWSEAKKTIGSLSKYSPLSWYKIYKYFKNGVSQSIALHEKNNFDFTLALWSAPSGIFAKKLKDMYGMPYAVWCLGSDIHSYAQLPVVGKKIIEVIQAADRSYSDGIALSEMAEKLAGRECHFLPSMRKVDFREEEQAGTENLFVCPGRVCKSKGVFDLLEAFHLIIKEFPSWSLCYIGDGPDISKLQNKIKTLGLQSRVKNLGFLPREKMFRIISSAAAAVIPTHVDSLPLTFSEAMQLKKPVIVTDIGDLKHFTEKYHTGIVVPPNSPKELANAMKNIIQGMSFDTRRFALCVEELDVDRSADTFTEWLKNHLSHGANQKEPALC; translated from the coding sequence TTGATTAAACTTCTCCTCATATCCAATCGTTACCCGGCTCATCCCGATGACGGTGCTTCTCCGTTTGTCTTTGATTTTGTCAAACGTCTCAGGCAAAAGGACATCGACGTAACGGTACTGACTCCTTATCACAAAGCCGACCGATACGATGACGAATACAATGCCATAAGATTTAAATGGTCGGAAGCAAAAAAGACAATCGGCTCTCTTTCCAAATATTCACCGCTTAGCTGGTACAAAATTTATAAATATTTTAAAAATGGTGTCAGCCAGTCAATAGCTTTACATGAAAAAAATAACTTCGATTTCACTCTGGCCTTATGGTCCGCTCCTTCGGGTATCTTCGCCAAAAAACTAAAAGATATGTATGGTATGCCTTATGCGGTTTGGTGCCTTGGTTCCGATATCCATTCCTACGCCCAACTTCCTGTTGTGGGGAAGAAAATAATCGAAGTTATTCAGGCGGCCGACCGTTCTTACAGCGATGGCATTGCTCTTAGTGAAATGGCCGAAAAGCTGGCGGGCAGAGAATGTCATTTTTTGCCATCAATGCGGAAGGTCGATTTCCGGGAGGAAGAGCAGGCAGGGACGGAAAATCTTTTTGTTTGTCCCGGCCGTGTTTGTAAATCAAAAGGCGTATTCGATCTGCTGGAAGCGTTTCATCTAATTATAAAGGAATTTCCCTCATGGTCGCTGTGTTACATTGGAGATGGCCCGGATATAAGTAAACTTCAAAACAAAATAAAAACTCTCGGTTTACAGAGCCGGGTAAAAAATTTGGGATTTTTGCCGCGGGAAAAGATGTTTCGTATTATATCAAGCGCCGCGGCGGCAGTGATACCGACGCATGTCGATTCACTGCCACTCACTTTTAGTGAGGCGATGCAGTTAAAAAAACCGGTGATAGTAACCGATATCGGCGATTTGAAACATTTTACGGAAAAATACCACACCGGCATTGTCGTTCCGCCTAATTCCCCAAAAGAGCTCGCGAACGCGATGAAAAATATAATTCAGGGAATGTCATTTGATACTCGCCGTTTTGCTTTATGTGTCGAAGAGCTTGATGTTGATCGGTCTGCCGATACGTTTACAGAATGGCTGAAAAATCATTTATCGCATGGGGCAAATCAGAAGGAACCCGCGCTATGCTAA